The genomic stretch AATATGACAAGGGCGGCAGAGCTTTTGAACACGAGTCAGCCGGCTGTGAGCGCTCAGATCAGGGCGTTGGAGGACGAGCTGGAAATCAGGCTTTTCCGGCGGACGCATAAAGGCATGGAGCTGACCCCGGAAGGGGAGCGCCTGAAAGCGCGGGCAGATACGATTTTACAGGACGTGGATGCCTTCAGAAATGAAGCGGAGCAGCTTCGGGGAACCGAGCACGGCACCATCGTTCTCGGCGTCAATACCGATGCGCACCTCCTGCGGTTGAAAGCGATCTATTCACAATTGGCACAGAGGCACCCTGAGATGTCGCTCGTGGTGAAAGAAACCATGAGTTGGGATGTTGTGGATGCGCTGCACGCCAAGACCATTGATCTGGGTTTTTCCTATACTGTCCCTGACGACAGCAGAATAGCGACTCATTCCCTTGGGGAAATCGATCTGGCTGTTGTGGCTCCTGAAGCGTGGAGAGACCGGATCGAGGGTGCTGGGTTAAAAGAACTCGCCACAATGCCATGGGTCTGGACCAGTGACCACTGCCCCATGAGTTTGGTGCTGTCCAGCCTGTTTGACGAGATCGGGGAAACGCCTATCAAGGCCGTTGTGGTGGATCAGGAATCGGCCATCCTGCGTTTGGTCGCTGATGAAGTGGGGCTTGGGATCATGCCTGCGCTCAAGGCGGAAACCGTGGCAGATAGTCACGGCCTGTTCACGGTGATGACCCTAGAGAAAAAGCTCGTTCTTCACCTGCTCATGTTGATGCGCCGAGCAGAGGAGAGAAGGGTGCGGTCCATGATCGATTGTATTGAACAAGCCTGGCAATAGCTGTTTGCCATTATTATCGACGCAAAGCGGCCCGGAGGATAACTCTTCCGGGCCGCTTTGTATCAGGTCTTGTAGTTGGGCTTGGGAGGCGGGATGTCGGCTCCACACCGCTTGCACGAAACGGTCTTGCCTCGCAAGTGCAGCTTGGTCGTCTGACTGTGCTTGCACTTCGGGCACGTGCGCTTGAGATCAAGCGCCGCCTTCAGCGATGCATAAAAATACCACATTGTAACCTGTCCTTTCCCTTCGGGCTTTGTCCAAAGGGATGCCTATTATAGCAGATCGTGTTCGTGGATCAAGGATTCAAGGGTTACCATGCCCACGATTTCCCCCATGTGCTCCACAGGTGCTCTGTGCAGGCCGATGCGGTGAATGAGGCGAATGGCATAGCGGATATCCATTTCTGCCGGGACAGTAATGATCGGCTTGGTCATGATTTCGTATACGCAGACGTCTTCGCCTTTCTTGTCAGGGACAATGACTCCCTGAACCAGGTCCATGATCGAGACAATCGCCCAGGCGTCATCTTCGCTGCGCTTATCGACCAGCAGTTCGGATACGCCGTATGTGCGCATCATTTCTGCTGCTTCCTTGGATGTAGCCATACCGTCAATGCACAGCACTTCCGTTTGCATGATATCTCTAACACGTGTGATCGGTTTGGTCATGGTGACTCCTTCAAATATTGATTCGGCAGATATGCCGTCCTTGATCCGAGCGATGGTCTAGAAATACTGGTCGCGGATTCGTTCCTTGAATTTTTCCATCTGGCTTTCCAGGCCGATGACATTCTCCACCGGGACGACAAAGGCGATGCCCGTGCCCGGCTTATCAAATTCACCGGCTACCTCAATGGCTTCCAGGACTTTTTTGACGAGATGTTCTTCGAGAATGAACATGACGATATCAGTCTGATCCTCAAGGGTCAGGCCGAAAAAAGTCTTTGCCTCGTGCATGCCGGTACCACGTGCGGAGATAATGGTCGCACCAGTGGCCCCGGCGGCCTTGGCGGCATCGACGATGGGGTCGGTTTTGTGCGTTTTTACCGGTGCGAGTACAAGCTTAAACTTCATTGACTGTCTCCTTGAAATTCATTTTTGCCGCAGCTTTTCTGTTTGCCGCCCACTGGGTGAACTGAGCGTAACCCATGACGGTAATTATTGGAAACAGGCTGGCGAATGCGATCAGTCCGAATCCGTCCAGCGCAGGGTTGCGTCCGGGGACCGCCTCGGACAAGCCCAGCCCAAGGGCCGCCACAAGGGGCACCGTGACTGTTGATGTCGTAACACCGCCGGAGTCATAGGCCAGGGCGATGATCTTTTTGGGCGCCATGAACGTCTGCAATACCACGATCACATACCCGATCATGATGTATACGTACAGGGGGGTGCCGGTGACGATGCGGTAAGCTCCCAGCGAAATGCCAAGCGCTACGCCGAGGGCCACCGTGATACGCAGTCCCCATTGGCTGATGACGCCACCGGATACCTCGGTCGCCTTCAGGGCAACTGCGAGCAGGGACGGTTCAGCAATGGTCGTTGAGAACCCGATCATGGCCGCAAACAGGTAGATCCACCCGTACGCCGTCCAGTCGGTGGGGGCGACATTGGAAGCTCCGTTGGTCAGGAACATCGGGTCAGACAGCTGGGCTGCCATGATCTTGCCCACCGGGAACAGGGCTTTTTCCAGGCCGATGAGGAACAGGGCCAGCCCGAGAACAACGTAAATGCCGCCGACAATGAGGCGGCGCAGGTGCGGAATGGGTTGGCGCAGAACGAAAAGTTGAAAACAGACAATCAGTCCGAGGATGGGCAGGATATCACGAAAGGTGGCTAATAACGTGCCCATGAATTCGTAGAAAAAAACTGTCATGTCGTACCTGCCTTTCTATTACCCGAATACAATCAGGCCGTATCCCATGACGAAAATCATGGGGAGTAGTGAAGCGAAGGCGATGAGCCCGAATCCATCAAGGAGCGGGCTGCGTCCTTTGATGATCGAGGCAAGGCCGACGCCAAGGGCTGCCACCAGCGGTACTGTGACAGTAGAAGTTGTCACGCCACCAGCATCGTAGGCGATACCCACGATTTCCTTGGGCGCGACAAGGGTCATCAGCATGACGATGATATAGCCGCCGATGATCAGATAATGAACCGGCCATCCTTTCAGGATGCGCAGTACGCCGATCAGAATGGCGATGCCGACGGAAAACGCCACCGACATCCGCAACCCGAGCGCATAGCTGGACATGGACTCCGCGCCAGGAGCGATGAGGTTGCCCTGCGCCGCGATACTGGCTGCTTCGGCCGAGACCGCGATGAGCGCCGGTTCGGCAACGGTGGTTGCAAAGCCAAGGGAAAACGCAAAGGTGAGCAACCAGAAAATACTTCCCTTTCTGGCAAGGGCGTGGGCCATGTTTTCACCAATGGGGAACAGCCCCATTTCAAGGCCCTGAATGAATAAAGTCAGGCCCAGTACAACGAGAATGCCGCCGAAGACGACATCGCCCAGATTGGGAAGGGGTTGCTGAAGAACGACAGCCTGGAAAAAAGCGATGACCAGAATAATCGGCAGAAGATCCTTGAAGGATGTCCACAGCTTGGTCGCAATAGCCCTGAGGATGACGGAGGTGCTGTATTTAGCGGATTTGCTGCTCATGCCATTATCTGTTTCCGGTTCGGTGTTGAGTGCTGACGCACGGGGGCTGCGTGCTTACAATGTATGTGCCAGAATTAGCAGGGAAAGATTGTTCACTCATCCATGGTGCGATAAATTTATACCCATTGTCTATACATTTCGTAATGTTGTCCGTGTTGATTTTTTTCAGAAACTCCTCCCATTCTTTGCTTGAGCTATACGTTCACTTGTATAACAGGGCTTAATATTTCGTTTTTTTCGCTTTTCCCGGGGCGAAATGCCCCGACTTCAGTTTGAAAAAAACTGTGAAAGCCCTTCATACCTAGAGACCTCTGCGCATCCCCTTTTCGCGTCCGTGCCTTGCGCTCCGCACCCAATTTGATGTTCTGACCGCACCCCAGCTTGGGCTCATTCCCGGCCTTTTCCTGCCATTTCTGGCCGAAATGCCGGATTTTGGACGCACCTCTCCCTTCAGGCTCGCGCCAGTCGAACAGCTTTTTTCAAATTGAACGCCATGGCGAGGATGTGGAACTCTCCCTCCACCTTCTCACGACCCACGTATCGGGACCGAAAGAATGCGTAGCCACGTTTGAGTGTGCCGAAGGCCCGCTCGACTATTTGCCGAATGCTGCTGATGTCACGGTTGCGGGTCTTTTCGAAGTCTGTCAGCCTGCCGCCACGAGGCGTCTTGTCCATGGTTCCGTCCTCCAAATCGCGATCAAACAGAATGTCCCGGTTCTTCCCGCTGCAATAGCCCTTGTCCGCATAAACCCGTGCGCCGGGATCAAGGCCGACGCCATTCACGAGCCGCTCGAATTCGCCCGTGTCCGAATGGTTCGCGGGAGTGATGTGACCACAGAGCAGAAACCCGTCTCGACTGTCCGTCGCGGCATGGAGCTTGTAGCCGTAATAGGCCCGATTTCTCTTGCGGAGCCAGGCCGCCTCCTCGTCATCCGAATAGCTGACCCGGCAGTCCACCGGCCCATCCTGTTCTTCGGCGTCCTCGGAACGGTCCTCAGGCATCACGTCGATAACCTTGCGCGGCCGCCGCTGCGACTCGACTACCGAGGCGTCCACCACGGCTCCCTCACGGACAAGAAGCCCTTGTCCTTCAAGCTGGCGGTTAAGCATGTCGAGCAAGGAGTCCAGCACCTTCAGGCGGATCAAACCGTTACGGAAACGGCATATGGTGGTCTCGTCCGGCACGTCGTCCTCGATGGAAAAACCGGTAAATCTGACAAAGGAGAGCCGGTCGAGCAGCGCCTGCTCCACGCCCGGATCACTCAGGTTGTACCAACGCTGCAAGAGCAGAATCTTGAACATCGCCAGAGGCGGATAGGCGGGATTGCCCACGGCGTTGGCCTTGCGCCTGATCTTCTTGCACAGAAAGGCGTTGATGGGCTGCCAGTCGATGAGTTCGTTGATCTCATCCAGAAATGTGGTCTTGGTTCTGCGGTGCCCCAGGAAGTAATCACCCAACCGAGGTCCTTTCTGCCGAATAGCCATGCCTTCCTCCTTTGGATGGAGAAATAATAGCATAATAAATCAAATAGTTAAAGAGTAAAAGTGTGGGATTTGCCGTGCAGAGGTCTCGAATCAGTTTCCAGACCCGCCGGTTAGCTTGATCGCAGTCTGTTTCCTGCGGTGTCAAAACGATGGTCGAAAACGTATACGTTGCATAATCGTCCTTGATCTGCCCGGTGGTGGCGTTCTTCACCGTTTTCCAGATAATGGGGTATTCATTTTGGAATGTGAGCGATTGCCTGTCATCGTACATGAATCCCCATTCTTTTTTCTTGTCTGGATGAAGAAGCCAGTACCCCTTGTTGTTGAGGAGCATGGTTGATCCGAAGTCGTCGTGCTGTTTCTGACTCGTCATGATGGAGTCGAGCACTTCCTGACCCAGGTAGTTCAGTATAACCAGTCCCAGCAGTTGACCGTCCGCATTGTATACAGGGGTTGCAAAGCGGATCATGGGCTTGAGTGGTAGTTCAATTTTTCCGTTCTCGATGTTCAGATCAAATGGAGAAACATAAATCTCGCCGGGTTCGACAACGATGGCTTCCTGGAAATAGTACCGGCTGCCCTTATCCTGAAGCTTGTTGGGTGGAACCGCCGCCGGAGAGCCGTCGTTGTTGTTGACCCGAAGTATCTCCATGCCCGACTTGTCCAGAAGTCTTATCTGATCGTAATCCTTGCTGAACTCACACAGTCGGATGAACTCCTCCTCGATATCCTTCCTGACACGTGTTTCGGTTTCCGTCATGAAAGAGCGGACATCTATCATGTTGGCTATGAACTGAAGGTTGATAAAAACGTCCTTGAGATCGAGAGTAACCGCTCTGGTAGTCAGGTTGGTGTGCAGTCGGTCTGTTATGTGGCGGGTTTCCTTCAGGGCTTTCACTTCCTTGTTGTACATGCTGAAAAGCACGCCACCTGCCAGCGCTGAGAGCAGGAGCGTGATAATGAGGAAACTTTTCAGGTCCAACGATTTATGAAATGGTGCCATGAGAAATCCGCCTTTGTGTTCACTGGGAACGTTTTTCTCCCATATCACGGGAAAGAGGACTTACGGATTATAATTTGTAACTTGATATTTGATGGCGTTATTGATCGTGCAGAGAGAATCCGCAATGGTCAGCACGTTTTTGGAGCGAGAAAAGAGAGGGATGGCAGTGCGATTTTCTGAGCAGGAATCATTGATTGTCGATAACGCGACAGGGCTGGTGTGGTTAAAGGATGCGCTTTCGGCAGAGACTGGCCTATCGTGGCCTGAGACTTTCGATTTCATTGATGAGATGAACAGGAAGAAGGTTGCGGATCGTTCAGATTGGCGGCTCCCCAACCGACGGGAATTGTACTCTCTGGTCGATCACTCCATGCGCGAACCGGCCCTGTCGAAGGATCATCCATTCATCAATGTATGGGCCGGTAAGTACTGGACATCCACAACATCGGCACGGTCCAAGGCGTACGCCTGGTGGGTTCAACTGAGCGGCGGTCGCATGTTCTTTGGTAATAAAAGTGATGACTGTATGGTCTGGCCGGTTTGTGGAACGAGTGAGACACTGCATGCTACGGGGCAGACGGCTTGTTACAACGTTGCTGGCGAAGAGGTCCAATGTGATGGGCTGAAGCAGGACGGAGCGATCCAAGCCGGACTTCCTTGGCCTGAACCTCGTTTCATCCCGCAGGATGACGGTATCCTTGACGCCATGACAGGCCTCATCTGGACCGAGTCGGCGGATCTCGCAGAAGGCATGACGGATTGGCGTTCAGCGCAGGATATCATCACCGGTATGGCCGATCAGACGGGGATGGCATGGCGGATGCCGACCATTATGGAGTTGGAATCCCTGACCGATTGCGATCACGCTGATCCGGCACTTCCCCAAGGACATCCCTTCACGGATGTCAATGAGGCCTACTGGTCCGCAACCACCAGTGGCTACGATGCGGATTGGGCCTTCTGTTTGTATTTTCATAAAGGGGCTGTCGGCGTCGGCTATAAATCCAACCTTGATTTCCATGTCTGGGCCGTTCGCGAAGAGTGATTCTCCTCGATGCAAGGCCATCGTCGATGGAAACGGACCGAAGTTCGGATCATTCGGTTACGCCATCATTTCCCGAACATTCCGCTGCGATACATTCGGATAGAAGAATATCCGTAAAAATATGGGTCTGTTGCTCGCCTTTTGTAATGAGAAAAAAGGCTGGAAATCGTTGGTGCGTCTAGGTTCATATCGTGTGAAAGAGGTCTTTGCATTTGCGTGTTGCCGCTGCATGAGGTAGGACCACCGATTCCAATACCGGTATCCCGAAAATATAACTTTTGAGAGGAAAGGAATGGGCAAACATATCCTGGAAGAAGCGTCCCGTTGTCTGAAATGCAAGAAACCTTTGTGTAGCAAAGGGTGCCCTGTGAGCACACCGATCAACCAGATGGTCGAGGCCCTGCAGGACGGTGATATGCATAAGGCGGGAGCCATGCTGTTTCAGAACAATCCGCTGACAGCGATATGTTCGTTG from Pseudodesulfovibrio profundus encodes the following:
- a CDS encoding IS5 family transposase, with the protein product MLLFLHPKEEGMAIRQKGPRLGDYFLGHRRTKTTFLDEINELIDWQPINAFLCKKIRRKANAVGNPAYPPLAMFKILLLQRWYNLSDPGVEQALLDRLSFVRFTGFSIEDDVPDETTICRFRNGLIRLKVLDSLLDMLNRQLEGQGLLVREGAVVDASVVESQRRPRKVIDVMPEDRSEDAEEQDGPVDCRVSYSDDEEAAWLRKRNRAYYGYKLHAATDSRDGFLLCGHITPANHSDTGEFERLVNGVGLDPGARVYADKGYCSGKNRDILFDRDLEDGTMDKTPRGGRLTDFEKTRNRDISSIRQIVERAFGTLKRGYAFFRSRYVGREKVEGEFHILAMAFNLKKAVRLARA
- a CDS encoding P-II family nitrogen regulator, translated to MKFKLVLAPVKTHKTDPIVDAAKAAGATGATIISARGTGMHEAKTFFGLTLEDQTDIVMFILEEHLVKKVLEAIEVAGEFDKPGTGIAFVVPVENVIGLESQMEKFKERIRDQYF
- a CDS encoding Lcl C-terminal domain-containing protein, which produces MALLIVQRESAMVSTFLEREKRGMAVRFSEQESLIVDNATGLVWLKDALSAETGLSWPETFDFIDEMNRKKVADRSDWRLPNRRELYSLVDHSMREPALSKDHPFINVWAGKYWTSTTSARSKAYAWWVQLSGGRMFFGNKSDDCMVWPVCGTSETLHATGQTACYNVAGEEVQCDGLKQDGAIQAGLPWPEPRFIPQDDGILDAMTGLIWTESADLAEGMTDWRSAQDIITGMADQTGMAWRMPTIMELESLTDCDHADPALPQGHPFTDVNEAYWSATTSGYDADWAFCLYFHKGAVGVGYKSNLDFHVWAVREE
- a CDS encoding LysR family transcriptional regulator encodes the protein MELYQLVSFVVIADEGNMTRAAELLNTSQPAVSAQIRALEDELEIRLFRRTHKGMELTPEGERLKARADTILQDVDAFRNEAEQLRGTEHGTIVLGVNTDAHLLRLKAIYSQLAQRHPEMSLVVKETMSWDVVDALHAKTIDLGFSYTVPDDSRIATHSLGEIDLAVVAPEAWRDRIEGAGLKELATMPWVWTSDHCPMSLVLSSLFDEIGETPIKAVVVDQESAILRLVADEVGLGIMPALKAETVADSHGLFTVMTLEKKLVLHLLMLMRRAEERRVRSMIDCIEQAWQ
- a CDS encoding cache domain-containing protein codes for the protein MAPFHKSLDLKSFLIITLLLSALAGGVLFSMYNKEVKALKETRHITDRLHTNLTTRAVTLDLKDVFINLQFIANMIDVRSFMTETETRVRKDIEEEFIRLCEFSKDYDQIRLLDKSGMEILRVNNNDGSPAAVPPNKLQDKGSRYYFQEAIVVEPGEIYVSPFDLNIENGKIELPLKPMIRFATPVYNADGQLLGLVILNYLGQEVLDSIMTSQKQHDDFGSTMLLNNKGYWLLHPDKKKEWGFMYDDRQSLTFQNEYPIIWKTVKNATTGQIKDDYATYTFSTIVLTPQETDCDQANRRVWKLIRDLCTANPTLLLFNYLIYYAIISPSKGGRHGYSAERTSVG
- a CDS encoding DUF1538 domain-containing protein — encoded protein: MSSKSAKYSTSVILRAIATKLWTSFKDLLPIILVIAFFQAVVLQQPLPNLGDVVFGGILVVLGLTLFIQGLEMGLFPIGENMAHALARKGSIFWLLTFAFSLGFATTVAEPALIAVSAEAASIAAQGNLIAPGAESMSSYALGLRMSVAFSVGIAILIGVLRILKGWPVHYLIIGGYIIVMLMTLVAPKEIVGIAYDAGGVTTSTVTVPLVAALGVGLASIIKGRSPLLDGFGLIAFASLLPMIFVMGYGLIVFG
- a CDS encoding CBS domain-containing protein, whose translation is MTKPITRVRDIMQTEVLCIDGMATSKEAAEMMRTYGVSELLVDKRSEDDAWAIVSIMDLVQGVIVPDKKGEDVCVYEIMTKPIITVPAEMDIRYAIRLIHRIGLHRAPVEHMGEIVGMVTLESLIHEHDLL
- a CDS encoding DUF1538 domain-containing protein, coding for MTVFFYEFMGTLLATFRDILPILGLIVCFQLFVLRQPIPHLRRLIVGGIYVVLGLALFLIGLEKALFPVGKIMAAQLSDPMFLTNGASNVAPTDWTAYGWIYLFAAMIGFSTTIAEPSLLAVALKATEVSGGVISQWGLRITVALGVALGISLGAYRIVTGTPLYVYIMIGYVIVVLQTFMAPKKIIALAYDSGGVTTSTVTVPLVAALGLGLSEAVPGRNPALDGFGLIAFASLFPIITVMGYAQFTQWAANRKAAAKMNFKETVNEV